The following proteins come from a genomic window of Kitasatospora sp. NBC_01246:
- a CDS encoding cysteine desulfurase gives MHTPETSGPATGLPGLLDTDAIRKDFPVLQRLLHDDKPLVYLDNAATSQKPRQVLEALNAYYERHNANVHRGVHVLAEEATALYEGARDKVAAFVNAPSRNEVVFTKNASESLNLVANMLTWADEPYRVDADSEIVITEMEHHSNIVPWQLLSQRTGAKLKWFGLTDEGRLDLSNIDELITEKTKVVSFTLVSNLLGTVNPVEAIVRKAQDVGALVVIDASQAAPHMVLDVQALEADFVAFTGHKMLAPTGIGVLWGRQELLEDLPPFLGGGEMIETVTMGSSTYAPAPHKFEAGTPPIAQAVGLGAAIDYLSNIGMDRIAAHEHAITAYAVERLLEVPDLRIIGPRTAVDRGAAISFTLGDIHPHDVGQVLDEQGIAVRVGHHCARPVCLRYGIPATTRASFYLYSTPGEVDALIDGLHHVRNFFG, from the coding sequence ATCCATACCCCCGAGACGAGTGGCCCCGCCACGGGCCTGCCGGGTCTGCTCGACACCGACGCGATCCGCAAGGACTTCCCCGTCCTGCAGCGCCTGCTGCACGACGACAAGCCCCTGGTCTACCTGGACAACGCCGCCACCTCGCAGAAGCCGCGCCAGGTGCTGGAGGCGCTGAACGCCTACTACGAGCGGCACAACGCCAACGTGCACCGCGGCGTCCACGTGCTCGCCGAGGAGGCCACGGCGCTGTACGAGGGCGCCCGTGACAAGGTCGCGGCCTTCGTCAACGCGCCGAGCCGCAACGAGGTGGTCTTCACCAAGAACGCCTCGGAGTCGCTCAACCTGGTCGCCAACATGCTGACCTGGGCGGACGAGCCGTACCGGGTGGACGCCGACTCCGAGATCGTCATCACGGAGATGGAGCACCACTCCAACATCGTCCCGTGGCAGCTGCTCTCGCAGCGCACCGGCGCGAAGCTGAAGTGGTTCGGGCTGACCGACGAGGGCCGGCTCGACCTGTCCAACATCGACGAGCTGATCACCGAGAAGACCAAGGTCGTCTCGTTCACCCTGGTCTCCAACCTGCTCGGCACGGTGAACCCGGTCGAGGCCATCGTGCGCAAGGCCCAGGACGTCGGTGCGCTGGTCGTCATCGACGCCTCGCAGGCCGCGCCGCACATGGTGCTGGACGTGCAGGCGCTGGAGGCCGACTTCGTCGCCTTCACCGGCCACAAGATGCTCGCCCCGACCGGCATCGGCGTGCTCTGGGGCCGCCAGGAGCTGCTGGAGGACCTCCCGCCGTTCCTCGGCGGCGGCGAGATGATCGAGACCGTCACCATGGGCTCGTCCACCTACGCCCCGGCGCCGCACAAGTTCGAGGCCGGCACCCCGCCGATCGCCCAGGCGGTCGGGCTCGGCGCGGCCATCGACTACCTGTCGAACATCGGCATGGACCGGATCGCCGCGCACGAGCACGCCATCACCGCGTACGCGGTGGAGCGGCTGCTGGAGGTCCCGGACCTGCGGATCATCGGTCCGCGCACGGCCGTGGACCGGGGCGCCGCGATCTCCTTCACGCTGGGCGACATCCACCCGCACGACGTGGGCCAGGTGCTGGACGAGCAGGGCATCGCCGTGCGCGTCGGCCACCACTGCGCGCGGCCGGTCTGCCTGCGGTACGGAATTCCCGCGACCACGCGGGCGTCGTTCTACCTGTACTCGACGCCGGGCGAGGTCGACGCCCTGATCGACGGCCTGCACCACGTCCGGAACTTCTTCGGCTGA
- a CDS encoding ABC transporter permease, whose translation MLLAQTAFETKMLLRNGEQLLLTVIIPTVLLVLFSAVDIVAVEGPGKRVDFLAPGLLALAVMSTAFTGQAIATGFERRYGVLKRLGASPLPRWALLTAKTGCVLVTEALQVALLSVIALALGWSPHGDPFSVVALLVLGTAAFSGLGLLMAGTLRAEATLAAANLVFVLLLLAGGVIVPLSRFPAAVQSVLELLPIAALSDGLRSVLQTGAGVPWADLGILGAWAVVALAAAARFFRWE comes from the coding sequence ATGCTGCTCGCGCAGACCGCCTTCGAGACGAAGATGCTGCTGCGCAACGGCGAACAGCTGCTGCTGACCGTCATCATCCCGACGGTGCTGCTCGTGCTCTTCTCCGCCGTCGACATCGTCGCCGTCGAGGGCCCCGGCAAGCGCGTCGACTTCCTGGCACCCGGCCTGCTGGCGCTGGCCGTGATGTCCACCGCGTTCACCGGGCAGGCCATCGCCACCGGCTTCGAACGCCGTTACGGCGTGCTGAAGCGGCTCGGCGCCAGCCCGCTGCCGCGCTGGGCGCTGCTCACCGCCAAGACCGGCTGCGTGCTGGTCACCGAGGCGCTCCAGGTCGCCCTGCTGAGCGTGATCGCGCTCGCCCTCGGCTGGTCCCCGCACGGCGACCCGTTCAGCGTCGTCGCCCTGCTCGTCCTCGGCACCGCGGCCTTCTCCGGCCTCGGGCTGCTGATGGCCGGCACCCTCAGGGCGGAGGCCACGCTGGCCGCCGCCAACCTGGTCTTCGTCCTGCTGCTGCTGGCCGGCGGCGTGATCGTGCCGCTGAGCAGGTTCCCGGCCGCCGTCCAGTCGGTGCTGGAGCTGCTCCCGATCGCCGCGCTGTCGGACGGCCTCCGCTCGGTCCTCCAGACCGGCGCCGGTGTGCCCTGGGCCGACCTCGGCATCCTGGGCGCCTGGGCGGTCGTGGCCCTGGCCGCCGCCGCCCGCTTCTTCCGCTGGGAGTGA
- the sufB gene encoding Fe-S cluster assembly protein SufB yields the protein MTDTVSHPELEGLGTYEYGWADPDAAGSVAKRGLSEDVVRDISAKKSESEWMLNLRLKGLKLFGKKPMPTWGSDLTGIDFDNIKYFVRSTEKQAESWEDLPADIKATYDRLGIPEAEKQRLVAGVAAQYESEVVYHQIREDLEEQGVIFLDTDTALKQHPEIFEEYFGTVIPAGDNKFAALNTAVWSGGSFIYVPKGVHVDIPLQAYFRINTENMGQFERTLIIVDEDAYVHYVEGCTAPIYSSDSLHSAVVEIIVKKGGRCRYTTIQNWSNNVYNLVTKRAVAYEGATMEWIDGNIGSKVTMKYPAVYLMGEHAKGETLSIAFAGEGQHQDAGAKMVHMAPNTSSNIVSKSVARGGGRTSYRGLIEIGEGSKGAKSNVLCDALLVDTISRSDTYPYVDVREDDVSMGHEATVSKVSEDQLFYLMSRGMTEFEAMAMIVRGFVEPIARELPMEYALELNRLIELQMEGSVG from the coding sequence ATGACTGACACCGTTTCGCACCCGGAGCTCGAAGGCCTGGGCACCTACGAGTACGGCTGGGCGGACCCGGATGCCGCCGGCTCCGTCGCCAAGCGCGGGCTCAGCGAGGACGTCGTCCGCGACATCTCGGCGAAGAAGAGCGAGTCCGAGTGGATGCTGAACCTGCGGCTCAAGGGCCTCAAGCTGTTCGGCAAGAAGCCCATGCCCACCTGGGGCTCGGACCTCACCGGCATCGACTTCGACAACATCAAGTACTTCGTGCGCTCGACCGAGAAGCAGGCCGAGTCCTGGGAGGACCTGCCCGCCGACATCAAGGCGACGTACGACCGGCTCGGCATCCCGGAGGCGGAGAAGCAGCGGCTGGTGGCCGGTGTGGCCGCGCAGTACGAGTCCGAGGTGGTCTACCACCAGATCCGTGAGGACCTGGAGGAGCAGGGTGTCATCTTCCTGGACACCGACACCGCGCTGAAGCAGCACCCGGAGATCTTCGAGGAGTACTTCGGCACCGTCATCCCGGCCGGCGACAACAAGTTCGCCGCGCTGAACACGGCGGTGTGGTCGGGCGGCTCCTTCATCTACGTGCCGAAGGGTGTCCACGTCGACATCCCGCTGCAGGCCTACTTCCGGATCAACACCGAGAACATGGGCCAGTTCGAGCGGACGCTGATCATCGTCGACGAGGACGCCTACGTCCACTACGTCGAGGGCTGCACCGCGCCGATCTACTCCTCGGACTCGCTGCACTCCGCGGTCGTGGAGATCATCGTCAAGAAGGGCGGCCGCTGCCGCTACACGACGATCCAGAACTGGTCGAACAACGTCTACAACCTGGTCACCAAGCGCGCCGTGGCGTACGAGGGCGCGACCATGGAGTGGATCGACGGCAACATCGGGTCCAAGGTCACCATGAAGTACCCGGCCGTCTACCTGATGGGCGAGCACGCCAAGGGCGAGACCCTGTCGATCGCCTTCGCCGGTGAGGGCCAGCACCAGGACGCCGGCGCCAAGATGGTCCACATGGCGCCGAACACCTCCTCCAACATCGTCTCCAAGTCGGTGGCGCGAGGCGGCGGCCGCACCTCCTACCGCGGTCTGATCGAGATCGGCGAGGGCTCCAAGGGCGCGAAGTCCAACGTGCTCTGCGACGCCCTGCTGGTCGACACCATCTCCCGCTCGGACACCTACCCGTACGTGGACGTCCGCGAGGACGACGTGTCGATGGGCCACGAGGCGACCGTCTCCAAGGTCAGCGAGGACCAGCTCTTCTACCTGATGAGCCGGGGCATGACCGAGTTCGAGGCGATGGCCATGATCGTCCGCGGCTTCGTCGAGCCGATCGCGCGCGAGCTGCCGATGGAGTACGCGCTGGAGCTGAACCGGCTGATCGAGCTGCAGATGGAGGGCTCCGTCGGCTGA
- a CDS encoding ABC transporter ATP-binding protein — MHSEPAVRVTGLVKRYGTKTAVDGLDLTLARGAVTAVLGPNGAGKTTTIEICEGYRRPDAGTVRVLGLDPVAQGAELRPRIGVMLQSGGVYAGARAVEMLRHTAKLHAHPLDVDALVERLGLGSCGRTTYRRLSGGQQQRLALAMAVVGRPELVFLDEPTAGLDPQARRATWELVRDLRRDGVTVVVTTHHMDEAEQLADRVAVVDRGRVIAEGTPDELCRGGAESSLRFDGPPGLDLAPLLKELPDGATATEASPGSYRIEAPVDPRLLATITGWCAASGILPERLAVQRRSLEDVFLDLTGRDLRS, encoded by the coding sequence ATGCATTCCGAACCCGCGGTCCGGGTCACCGGGCTGGTCAAGCGCTACGGCACCAAGACGGCGGTGGACGGTCTCGACCTGACCCTCGCGCGCGGCGCCGTCACCGCCGTGCTCGGTCCCAACGGCGCCGGCAAGACCACCACCATCGAGATCTGCGAGGGCTACCGCCGCCCCGACGCCGGCACCGTCCGCGTCCTCGGCCTCGACCCGGTCGCCCAGGGCGCCGAGCTCCGCCCGCGGATCGGCGTGATGCTGCAGTCCGGCGGCGTGTACGCGGGAGCGCGCGCCGTCGAAATGCTCCGGCACACCGCCAAGCTGCACGCCCACCCGCTGGACGTGGACGCCCTGGTCGAACGCCTCGGCCTCGGCTCCTGCGGCCGGACCACCTACCGCCGGCTCTCCGGCGGCCAGCAGCAGCGGCTCGCCCTGGCGATGGCCGTGGTCGGCCGGCCCGAGCTGGTCTTCCTGGACGAGCCGACCGCCGGCCTCGACCCGCAGGCCCGCCGCGCCACCTGGGAGCTGGTCCGCGACCTGCGCCGGGACGGCGTCACCGTGGTCGTCACCACCCACCACATGGACGAGGCCGAGCAGCTCGCCGACCGGGTCGCCGTCGTCGACCGCGGCCGGGTGATCGCCGAGGGCACCCCGGACGAGCTCTGCCGCGGCGGCGCCGAGTCCTCGCTGCGCTTCGACGGCCCGCCCGGGCTCGACCTCGCCCCGCTGCTCAAGGAGCTGCCCGACGGCGCCACCGCCACCGAGGCCTCGCCCGGCAGCTACCGCATCGAGGCGCCCGTCGATCCGCGGCTGCTGGCCACCATCACCGGTTGGTGCGCGGCCTCCGGCATCCTCCCCGAGCGGCTCGCCGTGCAGCGCCGCAGCCTCGAAGACGTCTTCCTCGACCTGACCGGACGGGACCTCCGCTCGTGA
- the sufU gene encoding Fe-S cluster assembly sulfur transfer protein SufU, whose translation MKLDSMYQDIILDHYRNPHGKGLRDGDAEVHHVNPTCGDEITLRVRLDGATVVDVSYESQGCSISQASASVLNDLVVGKTVGEAQAVQEAFLELMQSKGQGEGDEEVLEDAVAFAGVSKYPARVKCALLSWMAWKDATAKALAEQPAVHDLND comes from the coding sequence ATGAAGCTCGACTCGATGTACCAGGACATCATCCTGGACCACTACCGCAACCCGCACGGCAAGGGGCTGCGGGACGGCGACGCCGAGGTGCACCACGTCAACCCGACCTGCGGGGACGAGATCACCCTGCGGGTGCGGCTCGACGGGGCCACGGTCGTGGACGTCTCGTACGAGTCGCAGGGCTGTTCCATCAGCCAGGCCAGTGCCTCGGTGCTGAACGACCTGGTGGTCGGCAAGACCGTCGGCGAGGCGCAGGCCGTCCAGGAGGCCTTCCTGGAGCTGATGCAGAGCAAGGGCCAGGGCGAGGGGGACGAGGAGGTGCTGGAGGACGCGGTCGCGTTCGCCGGCGTCTCCAAGTACCCGGCCCGGGTCAAGTGCGCGCTGCTCAGCTGGATGGCCTGGAAGGACGCCACCGCCAAGGCCCTGGCCGAGCAGCCCGCCGTGCACGACCTGAACGACTGA
- a CDS encoding YhjD/YihY/BrkB family envelope integrity protein → MGFDRSMALAAGALAATVPLSILTGGVLARTGHADTAERIIGRYQLTGEGADAIRQVFAPSSGTAATIGVFGAVFLVISVLSFARAVQRLFEQTWELRPLSVRNTLNDLWWVAGLTGYLMATGLVYGFLGRGRLQLGAAAAEAPVTAAFLVWGGWILTARRVAWRALLPFGVVGGVLAAVYSVGATVYLPHLFSSSAARYGAVGAVFATLSGLFGAMLVTVGSAALGREVRDELVGIARGERPPDDEIRREWHTVIEQARSRWHTTRRQIARYRRSKDPDEPGGP, encoded by the coding sequence GTGGGCTTCGACCGCTCGATGGCCCTCGCCGCCGGCGCGCTGGCGGCGACCGTCCCGCTCTCGATCCTCACCGGCGGCGTCCTGGCGCGCACGGGGCACGCGGACACGGCGGAGCGGATCATCGGCCGCTACCAGCTCACCGGGGAGGGCGCCGATGCCATCCGGCAGGTGTTCGCGCCCTCGTCCGGCACGGCCGCGACCATCGGTGTCTTCGGAGCGGTGTTCCTCGTGATCTCGGTGCTGAGCTTCGCCCGGGCGGTCCAGCGCCTGTTCGAGCAGACCTGGGAGCTCAGACCGCTCAGTGTGCGCAACACGCTGAACGACCTGTGGTGGGTGGCCGGTCTCACCGGCTACCTGATGGCCACCGGTCTGGTCTACGGCTTCCTCGGCCGGGGGCGCCTGCAGCTGGGGGCGGCCGCGGCCGAGGCGCCGGTGACCGCGGCCTTCCTCGTCTGGGGCGGCTGGATCCTCACCGCGCGGCGGGTCGCCTGGCGGGCCCTGCTCCCGTTCGGTGTCGTCGGGGGCGTCCTGGCGGCGGTCTACTCGGTGGGTGCGACGGTCTACCTGCCGCACCTGTTCAGTTCCTCGGCCGCCCGGTACGGCGCCGTGGGCGCCGTCTTCGCGACGCTCTCGGGACTCTTCGGCGCCATGCTCGTCACCGTCGGCTCGGCCGCGCTCGGGCGGGAGGTGCGTGACGAGCTCGTCGGTATCGCCCGGGGTGAGCGTCCGCCCGACGACGAGATCCGCCGCGAGTGGCACACCGTGATCGAGCAGGCGCGGTCGCGGTGGCACACCACCCGGCGGCAGATCGCCCGCTACCGCCGGTCCAAGGACCCGGACGAGCCGGGCGGGCCCTGA
- the sufC gene encoding Fe-S cluster assembly ATPase SufC, which yields MATLEIRDLHVTVEAENGPREILKGVDLTVKQGETHAIMGPNGSGKSTLAYSLAGHPKYTVTSGSVLLDGEDVLEMSVDERARAGVFLAMQYPVEVPGVSVSNFLRTAATAVRGEAPKLRLWVKEVKAAMAALQMDPAFAERNVNEGFSGGEKKRHEILQLELLKPKIAILDETDSGLDVDALRVVSEGINRVRSTGEVGTLLVTHYTRILRYIKPDYVHVFSAGRIVESGGAELADKLEEEGYESYVKGGASE from the coding sequence ATGGCAACCCTTGAAATCCGCGACCTGCACGTCACCGTCGAGGCGGAGAACGGCCCCCGGGAGATCCTGAAGGGCGTCGACCTGACCGTGAAGCAGGGCGAGACCCACGCGATCATGGGTCCGAACGGCTCCGGCAAGTCGACCCTGGCGTACTCGCTGGCGGGACACCCCAAGTACACCGTCACCAGCGGCTCGGTGCTGCTGGACGGCGAGGACGTCCTGGAGATGTCCGTCGACGAGCGGGCCCGGGCCGGTGTCTTCCTGGCCATGCAGTACCCGGTCGAGGTCCCCGGCGTCTCGGTCTCCAACTTCCTGCGCACCGCCGCCACCGCCGTCCGCGGCGAGGCCCCGAAGCTGCGGCTCTGGGTCAAGGAGGTCAAGGCGGCGATGGCGGCCCTCCAGATGGACCCGGCCTTCGCCGAGCGCAACGTCAACGAGGGCTTCTCCGGCGGTGAGAAGAAGCGCCACGAGATCCTCCAGCTGGAGCTTCTCAAGCCGAAGATCGCGATCCTCGACGAGACCGACTCCGGTCTGGACGTCGACGCGCTGCGGGTCGTCTCCGAGGGCATCAACCGGGTCCGCTCGACCGGCGAGGTCGGCACCCTGCTGGTGACCCACTACACCCGCATCCTGCGCTACATCAAGCCCGACTACGTCCACGTCTTCTCGGCCGGCCGCATCGTCGAGTCCGGCGGCGCCGAGCTCGCCGACAAGCTGGAGGAAGAGGGCTACGAGTCCTACGTGAAGGGTGGCGCTTCCGAGTGA
- a CDS encoding bifunctional 3-phenylpropionate/cinnamic acid dioxygenase ferredoxin subunit yields MSFLRACALSELQEDVPRRVDLNGVPVSVVRTDEGVFAISDTCSHANVSLSEGEVEDCMIECWLHGSSFDLRTGKPSGLPATKPVAVYPVKIEGDDVLVSVNQES; encoded by the coding sequence ATGAGTTTTCTCCGTGCCTGCGCGCTGAGCGAGCTCCAGGAGGACGTGCCCCGGCGCGTCGACCTCAACGGCGTGCCCGTCTCCGTCGTCCGCACCGACGAGGGGGTGTTCGCGATCAGCGACACCTGCTCGCACGCGAACGTCTCGCTGTCCGAGGGCGAGGTCGAGGACTGCATGATCGAGTGCTGGCTGCACGGCTCCAGCTTCGACCTGCGCACCGGCAAGCCCTCCGGACTGCCCGCCACCAAGCCGGTCGCTGTCTACCCCGTAAAGATCGAAGGGGACGATGTGCTCGTCTCCGTCAACCAGGAGTCCTGA
- a CDS encoding helix-turn-helix transcriptional regulator, which yields MREHSPQQEAESAPGCAVPANATEVLLDGHRATRDRVARSILDHGPSSAADLANRLGLTTAAVRRHLDGLAAAGLVDAREQRVYGSRGRGRPAKVFALTESGRDAFYQAYDQLAADALRWISDAVGGGAAGEEAVAAFARARFGKQGEKYLDALRQAEAGERTEALARALSADGYAATVRRVPSAAAKAPAGAQLCQHHCPVAHIAEQFPQLCEAETEVFSQLLGTHVQRLATIAHGDGVCTTYVPAPGAASSPSLRSAGPGSGAVPTAGTSTEDSASAR from the coding sequence ATGCGCGAGCACTCCCCGCAGCAGGAGGCCGAGTCGGCCCCCGGCTGCGCCGTGCCCGCGAACGCGACCGAGGTGCTGCTCGACGGTCACCGCGCGACCCGGGACCGGGTGGCCCGGTCGATCCTCGACCACGGTCCGTCCTCCGCCGCCGACCTGGCGAACCGGCTCGGTCTGACGACCGCCGCCGTCCGCCGTCACCTGGACGGCCTAGCCGCCGCAGGACTGGTCGACGCCCGTGAACAGCGGGTCTACGGCAGCCGCGGCCGGGGTCGCCCGGCCAAGGTCTTCGCCCTCACCGAGTCCGGTCGGGACGCCTTCTACCAGGCGTACGACCAGCTCGCGGCCGACGCGCTGCGCTGGATCTCCGACGCGGTGGGCGGCGGCGCGGCGGGCGAGGAGGCGGTCGCCGCCTTTGCCCGCGCCCGGTTCGGCAAGCAGGGTGAGAAGTACCTGGACGCCCTGCGCCAGGCCGAGGCCGGTGAGCGGACCGAGGCACTCGCCCGGGCGCTCAGCGCCGACGGGTACGCTGCCACGGTGCGGCGGGTTCCGTCGGCCGCGGCGAAAGCCCCGGCGGGCGCCCAGCTCTGCCAGCACCACTGCCCGGTCGCGCACATCGCCGAGCAGTTCCCGCAGCTCTGCGAGGCGGAGACCGAGGTCTTCTCCCAACTGCTGGGCACCCATGTGCAACGGCTGGCCACCATCGCCCACGGCGACGGGGTCTGCACCACCTATGTGCCGGCACCCGGTGCCGCATCGTCGCCCTCCCTGCGCAGCGCGGGTCCGGGTTCCGGTGCAGTGCCGACTGCCGGTACGTCCACCGAAGATTCAGCGTCCGCGCGTTAG
- a CDS encoding Uma2 family endonuclease: MAVEAIGHWTLPASPYAMWVRGELEAYLRIPDDGTRVEVIGGEFVVSPAPVYLHAGILTDIQEAVLSARVLDAAFPWRAVQTVNLDLVEIGDGYVPDMVVVHQDTDARSRAEDVLFLQPQDLDLVIEATSPSNARDDRRPLLGRRLKPTKWSGYARTGVPYHLLVDRDPRQPGITLFGEPDRGEGSYRVLGEWKFGEPLRLPEPFGFEVSTETWKPWAE; this comes from the coding sequence ATGGCTGTGGAAGCGATCGGGCACTGGACGTTGCCCGCCTCGCCGTATGCCATGTGGGTCCGGGGAGAGCTGGAGGCGTACCTGCGCATCCCGGACGACGGCACACGGGTCGAGGTGATCGGAGGGGAGTTCGTCGTGTCACCGGCGCCTGTGTACCTGCACGCGGGGATTCTTACGGACATCCAGGAGGCGGTGCTGTCCGCCAGAGTGCTGGATGCGGCCTTCCCCTGGCGGGCCGTGCAAACCGTCAACCTCGACCTGGTGGAGATCGGCGACGGCTACGTCCCCGACATGGTGGTCGTCCACCAGGACACCGATGCCAGGAGCAGGGCGGAGGACGTGCTCTTCCTACAGCCGCAGGACCTCGACCTGGTGATCGAGGCGACCTCGCCGTCCAACGCCCGCGACGACCGCCGTCCGCTGCTCGGCCGTCGACTCAAGCCCACCAAGTGGAGCGGGTACGCGCGGACCGGCGTGCCGTACCACCTCCTGGTCGACCGTGACCCGCGGCAGCCCGGCATCACCCTGTTCGGTGAGCCGGACCGGGGCGAGGGGAGCTACCGGGTGCTCGGCGAGTGGAAGTTCGGTGAGCCGCTGCGGCTCCCGGAGCCGTTCGGGTTCGAGGTCTCCACGGAGACCTGGAAGCCCTGGGCGGAGTAG
- a CDS encoding metal-sulfur cluster assembly factor, with the protein MSDTETPAPSAEEGPTVIVGTTAGTVSVEDLTEALMDVVDPELGIDVVNLGLIYGIHIDESDVATIDMTLTSAACPLTDVIEDQAKTATDGLVQDLRINWVWMPPWGPDKITDDGREQLRALGFNV; encoded by the coding sequence ATGAGTGACACCGAGACGCCCGCCCCTTCCGCTGAGGAGGGTCCGACCGTCATCGTCGGCACCACCGCCGGCACCGTCTCCGTCGAGGACCTGACCGAGGCCCTGATGGACGTCGTCGACCCCGAGCTGGGCATCGACGTCGTCAACCTGGGCCTGATCTACGGCATCCACATCGACGAGTCCGACGTGGCCACCATCGACATGACGCTCACCTCGGCGGCCTGCCCGCTGACCGACGTCATCGAGGACCAGGCGAAGACCGCCACCGACGGCCTCGTCCAGGACCTGCGCATCAACTGGGTCTGGATGCCGCCGTGGGGCCCGGACAAGATCACCGACGACGGCCGCGAGCAGCTCCGCGCCCTCGGCTTCAACGTCTGA
- the sufD gene encoding Fe-S cluster assembly protein SufD, which yields MADTPLNVAGTTAGSTTAGSIEVGTAGAGAQLAGPGTGRATVQQPIDARVAVKPSFEVGDFPVPTGREEDWRFTPLHRLKGLHDGSAAEAEKGADKVELSLPDGVTAETVGRDDARLGKAGKPVDRVAAQAFSAFEQALVVTVPKETVLTEPVKIDVHGEGGTRFAHVVIDVKPFAEAVVVINHTGTGTRAANVELLLGDGAKLTFVSVQDWDRDAVHTAQQTALVGRDASLKSVVVTFGGDVVRIHPRVSYSAPGGEAELFGLYFADAGQHLEHRLVIDHDTPHCRSNVVYKGALQGQDAHAVWVGDVLIRAAAEGTDTYELNRNLVLTDGARVDSIPNLEIETGEIVGAGHASATGRFDDEQLFYLRARGIPADEARRLVVRGFFAELVQQIGVAEIQEQLMEKIEAELEAAV from the coding sequence ATGGCTGACACGCCTTTGAATGTCGCTGGGACCACCGCCGGTTCCACCACCGCCGGTTCGATCGAGGTCGGCACCGCCGGGGCGGGCGCGCAGCTCGCCGGCCCCGGCACCGGCCGCGCGACCGTCCAGCAGCCGATCGACGCCCGCGTCGCCGTCAAGCCCTCCTTCGAGGTCGGCGACTTCCCGGTGCCGACCGGCCGCGAGGAGGACTGGCGGTTCACCCCGCTGCACCGCCTGAAGGGCCTGCACGACGGCAGCGCCGCCGAGGCGGAGAAGGGCGCGGACAAGGTCGAGCTGAGCCTGCCGGACGGCGTCACCGCCGAGACCGTCGGCCGCGACGACGCCCGCCTGGGCAAGGCCGGCAAGCCGGTCGACCGGGTCGCCGCCCAGGCGTTCAGCGCCTTCGAGCAGGCGCTCGTGGTCACCGTGCCCAAGGAGACGGTGCTCACCGAGCCGGTGAAGATCGACGTGCACGGCGAGGGCGGCACCCGCTTCGCCCACGTGGTGATCGACGTCAAGCCGTTCGCCGAGGCCGTCGTGGTGATCAACCACACCGGGACGGGCACCCGCGCGGCCAACGTCGAGCTGCTGCTCGGCGACGGCGCCAAGCTGACCTTCGTCTCCGTCCAGGACTGGGACCGCGACGCGGTGCACACCGCCCAGCAGACCGCCCTGGTCGGCCGGGACGCCTCGCTGAAGTCCGTCGTGGTCACCTTCGGCGGCGACGTGGTCCGCATCCACCCGCGGGTCTCCTACTCCGCTCCCGGCGGCGAGGCCGAGCTGTTCGGCCTGTACTTCGCCGACGCCGGCCAGCACCTGGAGCACCGTCTGGTCATCGACCACGACACCCCGCACTGCCGCTCCAACGTCGTCTACAAGGGCGCGCTGCAGGGCCAGGACGCGCACGCCGTCTGGGTCGGCGACGTGCTGATCCGCGCCGCCGCCGAGGGCACCGACACCTACGAGCTCAACCGCAACCTGGTGCTCACCGACGGTGCCCGGGTCGACTCGATCCCCAACCTGGAGATCGAGACCGGCGAGATCGTCGGGGCCGGCCACGCCTCCGCGACCGGCCGCTTCGACGACGAGCAGCTCTTCTACCTGCGGGCCCGCGGCATCCCGGCCGACGAGGCCCGCCGTCTGGTGGTGCGCGGCTTCTTCGCCGAACTGGTCCAGCAGATCGGCGTCGCCGAGATCCAGGAGCAGCTCATGGAGAAGATCGAGGCCGAGCTGGAAGCGGCGGTCTGA